From Pogona vitticeps strain Pit_001003342236 chromosome ZW-PAR, PviZW2.1, whole genome shotgun sequence, one genomic window encodes:
- the DAB2IP gene encoding disabled homolog 2-interacting protein isoform X7, with product MCWRGHPAMGQKAPLHNRSHLMPRLKESRSHESLLSPSSAVEALDLSMEEEVIIKPVHSSILGQDFCFEVTTSSGSKCFSCRSAAERDKWMENLRRAVHPNKDNSRRVENMLKLWIIEAKDLPAKKKYLCELCLDEVLYARTTCKLKTDNVFWGEHFEFNNLPSLRSITIHLYKETEKKKKKDKTNFIGLVNIPAGSVTGRQFVEKWYPVVTPNPSKGKSGGPMIRIKSRYQSMSILPMEMYKEFAEYITNNYMVLCSVLEPVLSVKNKEEMASALVHILQSTGKAKDFLTDLMMSEVDRCGENEHLIFRENTLATKAIEEYLKLVGQKYLQDALGEFIKALYESDENCEVDPGKCSSSDLPEHQSNLKMCCELAFCKIINSYCVFPRELKEVFASWRQECSNRGRPDISERLISASLFLRFLCPAIMSPSLFSLLQEYPDDRTARTLTLIAKVTQNLANFAKFGSKEEYMSFMNQFLEHEWTNMQRFLLEISNPETLSNTAGFEGYIDLGRELSTLHSLLWEVVAQLDQATATKLGPLPRILRDVNTALSNPACVQVSVTADHAASTPNAGNSISVGLQKMVIENDLSGLIDFTRLPSPTPENKDLFFVTRSAGGAQPSPARSSSYSEANEPDVQMANGSKSLSMVDLQDNRILDGGPPLPGPAEVLNESQPSAGPGPGVWSARTQPNSMAAAMATVRRAGQTPTTPNAENAPGRPQLLAPLSFQNPVYQMAASLPLSPRGLADSGSECHSSLSSHSNSEDLAAAAKLSFGNPAAAAAAATEDFNRRAGELARRQLSITDKAGQPTMPRQNSGGPQRRIDQPPPPPPPPPITRGRTPPSLLNTMQYPRPSSGGMLSSSPDWPGSGARLRQQSSSSKGDSPEMKQRTMHKQAPSPVNPNALDRTAAWLLNMNVQFLEEEGSDPEPKHRDKARSKEEFGHGEKQYQQDLAILQDKLRISNKKLEEYEARFKCQEENTQKLMLEYQARLEESEERLRRQQEDKEIQMKGIISRLMSVEEELKKDHAEMQAAVDSKQKIIDAQEKRIASLDAANARLMSALTQLKERYSTQTRNGISPTNPTKLQITENGEFRNSSNC from the exons atCCCATCTAATGCCGAGGCTGAAAGAATCGCGCTCCCACGAGTCCCTGCTCAGCCCTAGTAGCGCCGTCGAGGCCCTCGATCTCAgcatggaggaggaggtgatCATTAAGCCCGTCCACAGCAGCATCCTCGGGCAGGATTTTTGCTTCGAG GTGACAACTTCATCCGGCAGCAAATGCTTTTCTTGCCGGTCAGCAGCCGAACGGGACAAGTGGATGGAGAACCTGCGGCGCGCCGTACACCCAAACAAG GACAACAGTCGGCGAGTCGAGAACATGCTCAAGCTCTGGATAATCGAAGCAAAAGACCTGCCCGccaaaaagaaatatttgtgtGAACTCTGCCTGGACGAGGTCCTGTACGCACGGACCACCTGCAAGTTGAAAACGGACAATGTCTTCTGGGGGGAGCACTTTGAGTTCAACAACCTCCCTTCTCTCCGGAGCATCACCATCCACTTGTACAAGGAGacggagaagaagaagaagaaggacaaGACCAACTTCATTGGCTTGGTCAACATCCCGGCGGGCTCCGTCACGGGCCGGCAGTTTGTGGAGAAGTGGTACCCGGTGGTGACGCCCAACCCCAGCAAGGGCAAGTCCGGGGGCCCCATGATCCGCATCAAGTCGCGCTACCAAAGCATGAGCATCCTCCCCATGGAGATGTACAAGGAGTTTGCGGAGTACATCACCAATAACTACATGGTGCTCTGTTCGGTCCTGGAGCCGGTGCTCAGCGTCAAGAACAAAGAGGAGATGGCGTCGGCCCTCGTCCACATCCTTCAGAGCACTGGAAAGGCCAAG gaCTTCTTGACTGACCTCATGATGTCCGAGGTGGACCGCTGCGGAGAAAACGAGCACCTCATTTTCCGGGAGAACACCCTCGCCACCAAGGCGATCGAGGAGTACCTGAAGCTGGTGGGGCAAAAGTACTTGCAGGATGCCTTAG GCGAGTTTATCAAGGCTCTCTACGAATCGGATGAAAACTGTGAGGTGGATCCAGGCAAATGTTCCTCCTCGGACCTTCCCGAGCATCAGAGCAACTTGAAGATGTGCTGCGAACTGGCCTTCTGCAAAATCATTAACTCTTACTG CGTCTTCCCACGGGAGCTGAAGGAAGTCTTTGCTTCGTGGCGGCAGGAGTGCAGCAACCGTGGGCGCCCCGACATCAGCGAGCGCCTCATCAGCGCCTCCCTCTTCCTGCGCTTCCTCTGCCCCGCCATCATGTCCCCATCACTCTTCAGCCTGCTCCAGGAATACCCAGACGACCGCACCGCCCGGACCCTGACCCTGATTGCCAAGGTCACGCAGAACCTGGCCAACTTTGCCAA GTTCGGCAGTAAAGAAGAGTACATGTCCTTCATGAACCAGTTCCTGGAGCACGAATGGACCAACATGCAGAGGTTCCTGCTGGAGATCTCCAATCCGGAGACACTTTCCAACACCGCCGGCTTTGAAGGCTACATCGATCTGGGCCGGGAGCTCTCCACCTTGCACTCACTGCTCTGGGAGGTTGTGGCTCAGCTGGACCAG GCCACCGCCACAAAACTCGGACCTCTGCCACGCATCCTCCGGGACGTCAACACAGCCCTCAGCAACCCGGCCTGCGTGCAGGTCTCGGTCACGGCCGACCACGCCGCCTCGACGCCAAACGCCGGCAACAGCATCTCAGTGGGGCTGCAGAAGATGGTGATCGAGAATGACTTATCTGG TCTGATAGATTTCACCCGGTTACCGTCTCCAACCCCTGAAAACAAGGACTTGTTTTTTGTCACAAGGTCTGCGGGGGGGGCCCAGCCCTCGCCTGCCCGGAGCTCCAGCTACTCGGAGGCCAATGAGCCGGACGTCCAGATGGCCAACGGCAGCAAGAGCCTCTCCATGGTGGACTTGCAAGACAATCGGATTCTGGACGGCGGGCCCCCCCTCCCGGGGCCGGCCGAGGTCCTGAACGAGAGCCAGCCCTCCGCCGGGCCGGGCCCAGGCGTCTGGAGCGCACGGACTCAGCCAAACAGCATGGCCGCCGCCATGGCCACTGTGCGCCGGGCGGGGCAGACGCCCACCACGCCCAACGCCGAGAACGCCCCCGGGCGGCCCCAGCTTTTAGCCCCCCTCTCCTTCCAGAACCCGGTCTACCAGATGGCAGCCAGCCTGCCGCTCTCGCCCCGGGGGCTGGCGGACTCCGGCTCCGAGTGCCACAGCTCCCTGAGTTCCCACAGCAACAGCGAGGACCTGGCGGCCGCCGCCAAGCTCAGCTTTGGGAACcctgcggccgccgccgccgccgccacggagGACTTCAACCGGCGGGCGGGCGAGCTGGCCCGCCGGCAGCTCTCCATCACGGACAAGGCCGGGCAGCCCACCATGCCCCGGCAGAACAGTGGCGGCCCCCAGCGGCGGATAGaccagcctcccccccctccgccccctccTCCCATCACCCGGGGCCGGACCCCACCCTCCTTGCTCAACACCATGCAGTACCCGCGCCCCTCCAGCGGGGGcatgctctcctcctcccccgACTGGCCGGGCAGCGGGGCTCGGCTCCGGCAGCAGTCCTCCTCCTCCAAGGGAGACAGTCCGGAGATGAAACAGCGCACGATGCACAAGCAG GCCCCTTCTCCTGTGAACCCCAATGCCTTGGACCGCACGGCCGCTTGGCTTTTGAATATGAATGTGCAGTTTTTAGAAGAGGAAGGCAGTGACCCAGAGCCCAAGCACAGGGATAAGGCCCGGAGTAAAGAGGAGTTCGGCCATGGGGAAAAG cagtATCAACAGGACCTGGCCATTCTCCAGGACAAGCTGCGGATCTCCAATAAGAAACTGGAGGAGTACGAAGCCCGCTTCAAGTGCCAGGAGGAGAACACGCAGAAACTGATGCTGGAGTATCAGGCGAGGTTGGAGGAGAGCGAGGAACGGCTGCGCCGCCAGCAGGAGGACAAGGAGATCCAGATGAAGGGCATCATCAGCAG GCTGATGTCAGTGGAAGAAGAACTGAAAAAGGATCATGCGGAAATGCAGGCAGCCGTGGATTCAAAGCAGAAGATCATAGACGCACAG GAGAAACGCATTGCCTCCCTGGACGCAGCCAATGCCCGGCTCATGAGCGCCCTCACCCAGCTGAAAGAGAGGTACAGCACACAGACCCGTAACGGGATCTCCCCCACAAACCCAACTAAATTGCAGATTACAGAGAACGGCGAGTTCCGGAACAGCAGCAACTGCTAG
- the DAB2IP gene encoding disabled homolog 2-interacting protein isoform X5, with the protein MEPDNPSDQEDDSQESPTERTGQKRGMPSGGPEKNPTMEPATTTPFRVTGFLSRRLKGSIKRTKSQPKLDRNGSFRHVLPAFRSAAAAAAAADHERSHLMPRLKESRSHESLLSPSSAVEALDLSMEEEVIIKPVHSSILGQDFCFEVTTSSGSKCFSCRSAAERDKWMENLRRAVHPNKDNSRRVENMLKLWIIEAKDLPAKKKYLCELCLDEVLYARTTCKLKTDNVFWGEHFEFNNLPSLRSITIHLYKETEKKKKKDKTNFIGLVNIPAGSVTGRQFVEKWYPVVTPNPSKGKSGGPMIRIKSRYQSMSILPMEMYKEFAEYITNNYMVLCSVLEPVLSVKNKEEMASALVHILQSTGKAKDFLTDLMMSEVDRCGENEHLIFRENTLATKAIEEYLKLVGQKYLQDALGEFIKALYESDENCEVDPGKCSSSDLPEHQSNLKMCCELAFCKIINSYCVFPRELKEVFASWRQECSNRGRPDISERLISASLFLRFLCPAIMSPSLFSLLQEYPDDRTARTLTLIAKVTQNLANFAKFGSKEEYMSFMNQFLEHEWTNMQRFLLEISNPETLSNTAGFEGYIDLGRELSTLHSLLWEVVAQLDQATATKLGPLPRILRDVNTALSNPACVQVSVTADHAASTPNAGNSISVGLQKMVIENDLSGLIDFTRLPSPTPENKDLFFVTRSAGGAQPSPARSSSYSEANEPDVQMANGSKSLSMVDLQDNRILDGGPPLPGPAEVLNESQPSAGPGPGVWSARTQPNSMAAAMATVRRAGQTPTTPNAENAPGRPQLLAPLSFQNPVYQMAASLPLSPRGLADSGSECHSSLSSHSNSEDLAAAAKLSFGNPAAAAAAATEDFNRRAGELARRQLSITDKAGQPTMPRQNSGGPQRRIDQPPPPPPPPPITRGRTPPSLLNTMQYPRPSSGGMLSSSPDWPGSGARLRQQSSSSKGDSPEMKQRTMHKQAPSPVNPNALDRTAAWLLNMNVQFLEEEGSDPEPKHRDKARSKEEFGHGEKQYQQDLAILQDKLRISNKKLEEYEARFKCQEENTQKLMLEYQARLEESEERLRRQQEDKEIQMKGIISRLMSVEEELKKDHAEMQAAVDSKQKIIDAQEKRIASLDAANARLMSALTQLKERYSTQTRNGISPTNPTKLQITENGEFRNSSNC; encoded by the exons atCCCATCTAATGCCGAGGCTGAAAGAATCGCGCTCCCACGAGTCCCTGCTCAGCCCTAGTAGCGCCGTCGAGGCCCTCGATCTCAgcatggaggaggaggtgatCATTAAGCCCGTCCACAGCAGCATCCTCGGGCAGGATTTTTGCTTCGAG GTGACAACTTCATCCGGCAGCAAATGCTTTTCTTGCCGGTCAGCAGCCGAACGGGACAAGTGGATGGAGAACCTGCGGCGCGCCGTACACCCAAACAAG GACAACAGTCGGCGAGTCGAGAACATGCTCAAGCTCTGGATAATCGAAGCAAAAGACCTGCCCGccaaaaagaaatatttgtgtGAACTCTGCCTGGACGAGGTCCTGTACGCACGGACCACCTGCAAGTTGAAAACGGACAATGTCTTCTGGGGGGAGCACTTTGAGTTCAACAACCTCCCTTCTCTCCGGAGCATCACCATCCACTTGTACAAGGAGacggagaagaagaagaagaaggacaaGACCAACTTCATTGGCTTGGTCAACATCCCGGCGGGCTCCGTCACGGGCCGGCAGTTTGTGGAGAAGTGGTACCCGGTGGTGACGCCCAACCCCAGCAAGGGCAAGTCCGGGGGCCCCATGATCCGCATCAAGTCGCGCTACCAAAGCATGAGCATCCTCCCCATGGAGATGTACAAGGAGTTTGCGGAGTACATCACCAATAACTACATGGTGCTCTGTTCGGTCCTGGAGCCGGTGCTCAGCGTCAAGAACAAAGAGGAGATGGCGTCGGCCCTCGTCCACATCCTTCAGAGCACTGGAAAGGCCAAG gaCTTCTTGACTGACCTCATGATGTCCGAGGTGGACCGCTGCGGAGAAAACGAGCACCTCATTTTCCGGGAGAACACCCTCGCCACCAAGGCGATCGAGGAGTACCTGAAGCTGGTGGGGCAAAAGTACTTGCAGGATGCCTTAG GCGAGTTTATCAAGGCTCTCTACGAATCGGATGAAAACTGTGAGGTGGATCCAGGCAAATGTTCCTCCTCGGACCTTCCCGAGCATCAGAGCAACTTGAAGATGTGCTGCGAACTGGCCTTCTGCAAAATCATTAACTCTTACTG CGTCTTCCCACGGGAGCTGAAGGAAGTCTTTGCTTCGTGGCGGCAGGAGTGCAGCAACCGTGGGCGCCCCGACATCAGCGAGCGCCTCATCAGCGCCTCCCTCTTCCTGCGCTTCCTCTGCCCCGCCATCATGTCCCCATCACTCTTCAGCCTGCTCCAGGAATACCCAGACGACCGCACCGCCCGGACCCTGACCCTGATTGCCAAGGTCACGCAGAACCTGGCCAACTTTGCCAA GTTCGGCAGTAAAGAAGAGTACATGTCCTTCATGAACCAGTTCCTGGAGCACGAATGGACCAACATGCAGAGGTTCCTGCTGGAGATCTCCAATCCGGAGACACTTTCCAACACCGCCGGCTTTGAAGGCTACATCGATCTGGGCCGGGAGCTCTCCACCTTGCACTCACTGCTCTGGGAGGTTGTGGCTCAGCTGGACCAG GCCACCGCCACAAAACTCGGACCTCTGCCACGCATCCTCCGGGACGTCAACACAGCCCTCAGCAACCCGGCCTGCGTGCAGGTCTCGGTCACGGCCGACCACGCCGCCTCGACGCCAAACGCCGGCAACAGCATCTCAGTGGGGCTGCAGAAGATGGTGATCGAGAATGACTTATCTGG TCTGATAGATTTCACCCGGTTACCGTCTCCAACCCCTGAAAACAAGGACTTGTTTTTTGTCACAAGGTCTGCGGGGGGGGCCCAGCCCTCGCCTGCCCGGAGCTCCAGCTACTCGGAGGCCAATGAGCCGGACGTCCAGATGGCCAACGGCAGCAAGAGCCTCTCCATGGTGGACTTGCAAGACAATCGGATTCTGGACGGCGGGCCCCCCCTCCCGGGGCCGGCCGAGGTCCTGAACGAGAGCCAGCCCTCCGCCGGGCCGGGCCCAGGCGTCTGGAGCGCACGGACTCAGCCAAACAGCATGGCCGCCGCCATGGCCACTGTGCGCCGGGCGGGGCAGACGCCCACCACGCCCAACGCCGAGAACGCCCCCGGGCGGCCCCAGCTTTTAGCCCCCCTCTCCTTCCAGAACCCGGTCTACCAGATGGCAGCCAGCCTGCCGCTCTCGCCCCGGGGGCTGGCGGACTCCGGCTCCGAGTGCCACAGCTCCCTGAGTTCCCACAGCAACAGCGAGGACCTGGCGGCCGCCGCCAAGCTCAGCTTTGGGAACcctgcggccgccgccgccgccgccacggagGACTTCAACCGGCGGGCGGGCGAGCTGGCCCGCCGGCAGCTCTCCATCACGGACAAGGCCGGGCAGCCCACCATGCCCCGGCAGAACAGTGGCGGCCCCCAGCGGCGGATAGaccagcctcccccccctccgccccctccTCCCATCACCCGGGGCCGGACCCCACCCTCCTTGCTCAACACCATGCAGTACCCGCGCCCCTCCAGCGGGGGcatgctctcctcctcccccgACTGGCCGGGCAGCGGGGCTCGGCTCCGGCAGCAGTCCTCCTCCTCCAAGGGAGACAGTCCGGAGATGAAACAGCGCACGATGCACAAGCAG GCCCCTTCTCCTGTGAACCCCAATGCCTTGGACCGCACGGCCGCTTGGCTTTTGAATATGAATGTGCAGTTTTTAGAAGAGGAAGGCAGTGACCCAGAGCCCAAGCACAGGGATAAGGCCCGGAGTAAAGAGGAGTTCGGCCATGGGGAAAAG cagtATCAACAGGACCTGGCCATTCTCCAGGACAAGCTGCGGATCTCCAATAAGAAACTGGAGGAGTACGAAGCCCGCTTCAAGTGCCAGGAGGAGAACACGCAGAAACTGATGCTGGAGTATCAGGCGAGGTTGGAGGAGAGCGAGGAACGGCTGCGCCGCCAGCAGGAGGACAAGGAGATCCAGATGAAGGGCATCATCAGCAG GCTGATGTCAGTGGAAGAAGAACTGAAAAAGGATCATGCGGAAATGCAGGCAGCCGTGGATTCAAAGCAGAAGATCATAGACGCACAG GAGAAACGCATTGCCTCCCTGGACGCAGCCAATGCCCGGCTCATGAGCGCCCTCACCCAGCTGAAAGAGAGGTACAGCACACAGACCCGTAACGGGATCTCCCCCACAAACCCAACTAAATTGCAGATTACAGAGAACGGCGAGTTCCGGAACAGCAGCAACTGCTAG
- the DAB2IP gene encoding disabled homolog 2-interacting protein isoform X8 — MPRLKESRSHESLLSPSSAVEALDLSMEEEVIIKPVHSSILGQDFCFEVTTSSGSKCFSCRSAAERDKWMENLRRAVHPNKDNSRRVENMLKLWIIEAKDLPAKKKYLCELCLDEVLYARTTCKLKTDNVFWGEHFEFNNLPSLRSITIHLYKETEKKKKKDKTNFIGLVNIPAGSVTGRQFVEKWYPVVTPNPSKGKSGGPMIRIKSRYQSMSILPMEMYKEFAEYITNNYMVLCSVLEPVLSVKNKEEMASALVHILQSTGKAKDFLTDLMMSEVDRCGENEHLIFRENTLATKAIEEYLKLVGQKYLQDALGEFIKALYESDENCEVDPGKCSSSDLPEHQSNLKMCCELAFCKIINSYCVFPRELKEVFASWRQECSNRGRPDISERLISASLFLRFLCPAIMSPSLFSLLQEYPDDRTARTLTLIAKVTQNLANFAKFGSKEEYMSFMNQFLEHEWTNMQRFLLEISNPETLSNTAGFEGYIDLGRELSTLHSLLWEVVAQLDQATATKLGPLPRILRDVNTALSNPACVQVSVTADHAASTPNAGNSISVGLQKMVIENDLSGLIDFTRLPSPTPENKDLFFVTRSAGGAQPSPARSSSYSEANEPDVQMANGSKSLSMVDLQDNRILDGGPPLPGPAEVLNESQPSAGPGPGVWSARTQPNSMAAAMATVRRAGQTPTTPNAENAPGRPQLLAPLSFQNPVYQMAASLPLSPRGLADSGSECHSSLSSHSNSEDLAAAAKLSFGNPAAAAAAATEDFNRRAGELARRQLSITDKAGQPTMPRQNSGGPQRRIDQPPPPPPPPPITRGRTPPSLLNTMQYPRPSSGGMLSSSPDWPGSGARLRQQSSSSKGDSPEMKQRTMHKQAPSPVNPNALDRTAAWLLNMNVQFLEEEGSDPEPKHRDKARSKEEFGHGEKQYQQDLAILQDKLRISNKKLEEYEARFKCQEENTQKLMLEYQARLEESEERLRRQQEDKEIQMKGIISRLMSVEEELKKDHAEMQAAVDSKQKIIDAQEKRIASLDAANARLMSALTQLKERYSTQTRNGISPTNPTKLQITENGEFRNSSNC; from the exons ATGCCGAGGCTGAAAGAATCGCGCTCCCACGAGTCCCTGCTCAGCCCTAGTAGCGCCGTCGAGGCCCTCGATCTCAgcatggaggaggaggtgatCATTAAGCCCGTCCACAGCAGCATCCTCGGGCAGGATTTTTGCTTCGAG GTGACAACTTCATCCGGCAGCAAATGCTTTTCTTGCCGGTCAGCAGCCGAACGGGACAAGTGGATGGAGAACCTGCGGCGCGCCGTACACCCAAACAAG GACAACAGTCGGCGAGTCGAGAACATGCTCAAGCTCTGGATAATCGAAGCAAAAGACCTGCCCGccaaaaagaaatatttgtgtGAACTCTGCCTGGACGAGGTCCTGTACGCACGGACCACCTGCAAGTTGAAAACGGACAATGTCTTCTGGGGGGAGCACTTTGAGTTCAACAACCTCCCTTCTCTCCGGAGCATCACCATCCACTTGTACAAGGAGacggagaagaagaagaagaaggacaaGACCAACTTCATTGGCTTGGTCAACATCCCGGCGGGCTCCGTCACGGGCCGGCAGTTTGTGGAGAAGTGGTACCCGGTGGTGACGCCCAACCCCAGCAAGGGCAAGTCCGGGGGCCCCATGATCCGCATCAAGTCGCGCTACCAAAGCATGAGCATCCTCCCCATGGAGATGTACAAGGAGTTTGCGGAGTACATCACCAATAACTACATGGTGCTCTGTTCGGTCCTGGAGCCGGTGCTCAGCGTCAAGAACAAAGAGGAGATGGCGTCGGCCCTCGTCCACATCCTTCAGAGCACTGGAAAGGCCAAG gaCTTCTTGACTGACCTCATGATGTCCGAGGTGGACCGCTGCGGAGAAAACGAGCACCTCATTTTCCGGGAGAACACCCTCGCCACCAAGGCGATCGAGGAGTACCTGAAGCTGGTGGGGCAAAAGTACTTGCAGGATGCCTTAG GCGAGTTTATCAAGGCTCTCTACGAATCGGATGAAAACTGTGAGGTGGATCCAGGCAAATGTTCCTCCTCGGACCTTCCCGAGCATCAGAGCAACTTGAAGATGTGCTGCGAACTGGCCTTCTGCAAAATCATTAACTCTTACTG CGTCTTCCCACGGGAGCTGAAGGAAGTCTTTGCTTCGTGGCGGCAGGAGTGCAGCAACCGTGGGCGCCCCGACATCAGCGAGCGCCTCATCAGCGCCTCCCTCTTCCTGCGCTTCCTCTGCCCCGCCATCATGTCCCCATCACTCTTCAGCCTGCTCCAGGAATACCCAGACGACCGCACCGCCCGGACCCTGACCCTGATTGCCAAGGTCACGCAGAACCTGGCCAACTTTGCCAA GTTCGGCAGTAAAGAAGAGTACATGTCCTTCATGAACCAGTTCCTGGAGCACGAATGGACCAACATGCAGAGGTTCCTGCTGGAGATCTCCAATCCGGAGACACTTTCCAACACCGCCGGCTTTGAAGGCTACATCGATCTGGGCCGGGAGCTCTCCACCTTGCACTCACTGCTCTGGGAGGTTGTGGCTCAGCTGGACCAG GCCACCGCCACAAAACTCGGACCTCTGCCACGCATCCTCCGGGACGTCAACACAGCCCTCAGCAACCCGGCCTGCGTGCAGGTCTCGGTCACGGCCGACCACGCCGCCTCGACGCCAAACGCCGGCAACAGCATCTCAGTGGGGCTGCAGAAGATGGTGATCGAGAATGACTTATCTGG TCTGATAGATTTCACCCGGTTACCGTCTCCAACCCCTGAAAACAAGGACTTGTTTTTTGTCACAAGGTCTGCGGGGGGGGCCCAGCCCTCGCCTGCCCGGAGCTCCAGCTACTCGGAGGCCAATGAGCCGGACGTCCAGATGGCCAACGGCAGCAAGAGCCTCTCCATGGTGGACTTGCAAGACAATCGGATTCTGGACGGCGGGCCCCCCCTCCCGGGGCCGGCCGAGGTCCTGAACGAGAGCCAGCCCTCCGCCGGGCCGGGCCCAGGCGTCTGGAGCGCACGGACTCAGCCAAACAGCATGGCCGCCGCCATGGCCACTGTGCGCCGGGCGGGGCAGACGCCCACCACGCCCAACGCCGAGAACGCCCCCGGGCGGCCCCAGCTTTTAGCCCCCCTCTCCTTCCAGAACCCGGTCTACCAGATGGCAGCCAGCCTGCCGCTCTCGCCCCGGGGGCTGGCGGACTCCGGCTCCGAGTGCCACAGCTCCCTGAGTTCCCACAGCAACAGCGAGGACCTGGCGGCCGCCGCCAAGCTCAGCTTTGGGAACcctgcggccgccgccgccgccgccacggagGACTTCAACCGGCGGGCGGGCGAGCTGGCCCGCCGGCAGCTCTCCATCACGGACAAGGCCGGGCAGCCCACCATGCCCCGGCAGAACAGTGGCGGCCCCCAGCGGCGGATAGaccagcctcccccccctccgccccctccTCCCATCACCCGGGGCCGGACCCCACCCTCCTTGCTCAACACCATGCAGTACCCGCGCCCCTCCAGCGGGGGcatgctctcctcctcccccgACTGGCCGGGCAGCGGGGCTCGGCTCCGGCAGCAGTCCTCCTCCTCCAAGGGAGACAGTCCGGAGATGAAACAGCGCACGATGCACAAGCAG GCCCCTTCTCCTGTGAACCCCAATGCCTTGGACCGCACGGCCGCTTGGCTTTTGAATATGAATGTGCAGTTTTTAGAAGAGGAAGGCAGTGACCCAGAGCCCAAGCACAGGGATAAGGCCCGGAGTAAAGAGGAGTTCGGCCATGGGGAAAAG cagtATCAACAGGACCTGGCCATTCTCCAGGACAAGCTGCGGATCTCCAATAAGAAACTGGAGGAGTACGAAGCCCGCTTCAAGTGCCAGGAGGAGAACACGCAGAAACTGATGCTGGAGTATCAGGCGAGGTTGGAGGAGAGCGAGGAACGGCTGCGCCGCCAGCAGGAGGACAAGGAGATCCAGATGAAGGGCATCATCAGCAG GCTGATGTCAGTGGAAGAAGAACTGAAAAAGGATCATGCGGAAATGCAGGCAGCCGTGGATTCAAAGCAGAAGATCATAGACGCACAG GAGAAACGCATTGCCTCCCTGGACGCAGCCAATGCCCGGCTCATGAGCGCCCTCACCCAGCTGAAAGAGAGGTACAGCACACAGACCCGTAACGGGATCTCCCCCACAAACCCAACTAAATTGCAGATTACAGAGAACGGCGAGTTCCGGAACAGCAGCAACTGCTAG